One Sphingomonas endolithica genomic window, CTTCGTCCTCGCGCACGGCAAAGCGGCTGGCGCGTTCGTACAGCAACGTGCTGACGCCGAATTCGAGCAGCAATGTGAGCAACAGGACTGCGACGATGCGGCCGGCAATGCCGATCGACGGCGCGACGAACCGTCTCAACTGCGCGTGACGGCAGCGGTGAGCATATAGCCGATACCGCGCACGGTGACGATCGGCGCTGGCGTCTCGCCGTGCGACAATTTGCGGCGCAGCCGGCTGACCAGCACGTCGACGCTGCGGTCCGAACTGTCGCCAAGGCGCGTGCGCGACAGCTCGATCAGCCGCTCGCGCGCGACCACCCGGCCGCTATGTTCGAGCAGGCTGACCAGCAGGTCGAGTTCCGCCCCGGTCACGTCGACGAGCGAGCCGGAAGGCGACTTCAACTCGCGCCGCGACAGATTGACCTGCCAGCCGTCGAAGGTGAGCAGCCCTTGCTCGGGACGGCCATGCCGGCGATCCAGCGCACCGCGACGCAGCACCGCGCGGATTCGGGCGATCAGCTCGGACGTGCCGAACGGCTTGGCGATGTAATCGTCCGCGCCGAGCTCCAGCCCGACCACCCGGTCGGTCTCGCTGCCCTTGGCGCTGACGAAGATGATCGGCACGTCGCTCTGCTGGCGCAGCGCACGGCACAGATCGATGCCGCTGGTGCCCGGCAGCATGATGTCGAGCAGCACGAGATCGACCGGCCCCGCCTCCAGCGCGCGCCACATTTCCGGGGCGGAGGAAGCCGGGCGCACGCCATACCCGTTCTGCTGCAGCGCGCGCGTGGTGAGCGTGCGGATCGCGGGATCGTCCTCGACCAGCACGATCAGCGGCGCGCCGGACAGCGGCGTGGGTTCGGGATCAATCGTCATCGTGCATCGGCAGGTAGGTCTGCGCACCAGGCCGGTCAACGCGCGCGCCCGTCCCGCTGGCGACGCAGCAACAATTCCTCACAGAGGCGCGAAGCTCGGGCAACCGGTAGCTCCTAGATCGCAGGCAATAATCAGGAGCTTACCCCATGCGTCTCTTCATCGCCACTGCCCTTGCCGCCACCTGCGCGCTGCCCGCTCTTGCCGCGGATCGCCCGACCGGAACGGTCAAGCAGTTGCAGGCGCGCGGCTGCACGGTCCAGCAAGTGCATACGCCGGCGGGCAAGATGGTGCACAATGCGCCAATCGTACGCTGCCCGTCCGCAACGGCACTGGCACAGCAGGCGAAGCCGGCACGCGCCGTCGCCCTGCCCGCCAACTGAGATCACGCGGCGCCCGGTTCCCTTGCGGGCGTCGTCTGAACCAACGCACCGGCACGCTCAACGCCGCCCGCGCACCGCCAGCATGGCGACCCCGCCGCACAGCGTCAGCCCGGCCAGCGCCAGCATCACCGCATCGAAATACCGCGGTGTCGCCAGCCACCAGGTGAGCAGCGGCCCAAGCAGCGCGGGCAGCGTGTTCGTCAGATTGTAGAAGCCGAGATCGCGCCCGCGATGCTGCGGATCGGGCAGGAATTGCATCGCAAAGGCCGAGTGTAGCGCGACGAACACCGACGATCCCGTCGTGTAGACGCAAAAGCCGATCGCGCCCGCAGTCCAATCCGCCGCGAGCGCCATGCCGACCAGCCCAGACGCCGCGACGATCGCCGCCGCCAGCAGGAACGGCTTGCGGCGGCCGAGCAGGTCGGAGACGCGCCCGACGGCAAGTGCGATCGGCAGCGGCAGGACAAAGGCGATGGTCAGCAGCCGTCCGACCAGCGCCGGCAGGTCGGCGGTCGCGACCGCCCCCAAGCTCTCGAAATAATAGAGCAGGTACAGCGACAGCGCATTACCGGCGACCTGCACCAGCAACCGCGCGATCCAGGCAATCACGATGTCGCGGCGGAGCATGGCACCCGGCAGCACCAGGGTGGCGTCCGGTGCGATCCGCCGCGCGCGGGTGAGCAGCAACGGCGCGACGCATGCCGCCACTGCCGCTACGACCAACCCTAGTCGCGATGTCTCGTCGAGAAACGCCAAACCTACCAGCAGCGCCGACAATGCCGACGCCAGCGGGTTGGCGAGCGGCAACAAGCCACCAGCCACGCCCTTCTGCATATCGGGGATCTCGTCGGCCATGATCGCGAATAACGGCGCGAGCACAGCGTTCACGACAACCTGGAACGCGACCACCGCCAGCACGATCGCGATCGGCGATGCCGCGATGGCGACGAGGGTATAGGCAAAGGCCAGGCCCCCCACGCCCCCCGCCAGCACCACACGACGCCCCCCGCCCCGCGCCACCATGTGGTCGCTGAGCCAGCCGAACAGGATATTGGACACGCTTGCCGCCAGCGCGCCGGCAATGACGGTCGCCGTGAACAAGCCGATCCGCGCATCCCCCGCCACCCCCCCGATCTTTACCGGCAACAGCAGCGTGAGCAGCGGCAGATAGCCGATCACCCCGCCAACATGCGCCAGCGCACAGATCAGCAGGAAGGAAGGCGAGCGGCGAGTTGGCCGAACTTGGGCGGAAGCAGCAGGATCGGCCATCGCCAAATGGTGTGCCCGCTCCCTGCGACTGCGGCAACCGGCATCGGCCGGCTGCCAGTACAGCTCACGCGGGCGCGACGGCCTCCTGCACGATCGTTGCCTCATGCGTCACAGGAAAGTTCACCGATCGGGCGATGAAGCACATGGCGTGTGCCTGGTCGTGCAACGCCGCAGCCACTGCTGCGTCCGCTCCGGCCGCAATCGTGACGCGCGGGCGCAGCGTTACGGATACGAACTGGCCGGCACCGCCGGATTCCTCGACCATGCAGCCCTCCGCATCGTCCACGTAGGTCATGACGACAATGCCGCGCTGAGCGCAGAGCCCCAAATACCAGAGCTTGTGGCAGGCGGCGAGCGACGCGACCAACATTTCCTCGGGATTCCACCGGCTCGCATCGCCGCGGAAGGCGGGATCGGACGACCCGGCAATGACCGGTTTGCCCGGCACCGCAATGTCGTGGGCGCGTTCATAGCCGCGATAGCTTGCCGTTCCGCTGCCGGTGTTTCCCGTCCAGCGTACCTGCACGGCGTAACGATGCTGTTTGTCGAGCGGCATGCGTGAACCTCCGTCAGCGGATGCGAGATCGCCGTGGATAACCGGTGACCAAGCCATCGTCGATCAGGATCCTCCCCGACTCCCGTGCTCGTCACGATGAAGAAGGCGAGGTTCCCGCATAATCCTCATCCGCCACTTGCTCCAGCCAGTCGACCGCCTTGCCGTCCTGCATCTCGGCAATGGCGATGTGGGTCATCGCCGTTTCGGGGCTGGCACCGTGCCAGTGCCGCTCCCCAGCCGCAAAGAACACGATGTCGCCCGGCCGGATCGTTTCGATCGGCCCACCCGCGCGCTGGATGCGGCCGCACCCGGCCGTGACGAGCAGCGTCTGCCCCAGCGGATGCGTATGCCAGGCGGTGCGGGCACCGGGCTCGAACGTCACGGTGGCGCCGCTCAACCCACCGCTACCGCTGAACGGCGCATCGATGCGGACGGTGCCGGTAAAATAGGCCGCCGGTCCCTTGTTCGACGGCTGCGATCCCGCGCGGGTGATCTCCATGCTTGCTGCTCCATGACGTCGGCGGTGGATGGTAGCTAAGTGCCGCTGCGCCAGCGTTGTTCCGCGAAAGTCGATCTCGCGACCTCAGGGCTTCATGGTCGCTGCCTCCAGCGTCGTGGTGGCGAGCAGCGAACGATCAGCCGCATCGCGCGCCAGCGCCACGCGGTACGTGCCCGCCGCGATGCGCCAGCCCGGCAGCCTCGTGTCATAGTCCGCCAGGATCCGCGGCTCGGCGGTGAGCGTCACGCGGCGCGTCTCGCCGGGCTTCAGCGTCACGCGCGTGAACGCCGCCAGCCGCATGGGCGTGTTCGCGCCATCCCGCGCGACATACACCTGCGGCACGTCCGCGCCCGTGCGCTTGCCGGTATTGACCATTTCGAACGACACGCTGAGCCCCTTGCCGCCGGTCACCGCCAGGTTGCGATAGGCAAAACTGGTATAGCCAAGCCCGTGCCCGAACGGGAACAAAGGCTGCCGTCCCTTCTTCTCGTACCAGCGATAGCCGACATCGGCGCCCTCGACATAGTCGACCGGGAAGCTCTGCAGCGCGCCGGCGCTCGGCGCGCCCGGGTCGGCCGCAGCCTGCGCCTCGGCCGCGGTCATCCTGTCGAGACCGACCGGGCGCGGGCGCGGCGCTTGTGCCTCGGCTGCCGGGAAGGTGATCGGCAGGCGGCCCGACGGGTTGACCTTGCCGGTCAGGATGTTGGCGATCGCCTCCCCGCCGCGCTGCCCGGGATACCAGGCCTGCAGCACCGCAGGCACCTTGCCGATCCACGGCATCAGCACCGGCCCGCCGGTTTCCAGCACCGCCACCGTCTTGGGCTGCACCGCAGCGATCGCCGTGATCAGTGCGTCCTGCTGGTTGGGCAGGCGCAGGTCGTGAACATCGTCGGCCTCGGTCGTCCACTGCGTGGCGAAGACGATCACCAGGTCCGCCGCCCTGGCCGCATCCAGCGTGGCGTTGAGATTGCGCCCATCCATGAAACTGACGCTCGCACCGGGCAGCGCCGCCTTCAGCGCCTTGACGGGCGAGGAGGCATGATAGGTGATGCGCGCGAACGATGCCGATCCGCCGGTTGCGAGCGGAATTTCGATCGGCGCGCCGCCCACGCCGCGCACCTGGCTTGATCCACCGCCCGACAGCACGCCAACATCGGCGTCGCCGCCGATCACCACGATGCGACGGGCCGTGCGCGCGAGCGGCAACAGGTCACCCTCATTCTTGAGCAAGACGATCCCGGCCTCGGCAGCGCGCTGTGCAACCAGCGCATTCTGCGCATAATTGGGCGTCTGCGCAACCGTCGGCACGGGCGTGTCGTACGCGCCGGTCTCGATCAGCCCGGTCAAATAACGCGCCACCATGTCGTCGAGCCGAGACGCCCGCACGGCGCCCGATTGTACCGCAGCCTTGAGCGGCGCAGCGAAATACAGTGCCTTGTCGAGTTCCTCGCCCGATTGCTGGTCGAGGCCGGCATTGGCGGCCTTGGCGGTGGAGTGCACCGCACCCCAGTCGCTCATCACCCAGCCCTTATAGCCCCAGTCACGCTTCAGCACCTCGGTCAGCAAATGCTCGTTCTCGCACGCCCAATCGCCGCCGACCTTGTTATAGGCGCACATCACCGATCCGGGACGCCCCGTCTCGATCGCGATCTGGAAGGCGAGCAGGTCGCTCATCCTGAAGCTCGCCTCGTCGATCCTGCCGTCGAGCACGGTACGTCCCGTCTCCTGCGCGTTGAGCGCGAAATGCTTGACGGTCGAGACGATGCGGTTCGATTGCACGCCCGCGATATGCGCGCCCGCCAGCCGCCCCGCGAGCAGCGGGTCCTCGCCCAGATATTCGAAATTACGTCCGTTCCACGGATCGCGCGTCAGGTTGACCCCGCCGGCCAGCAGCACGTTGAAGCGCTTGGCGCGCGCCTCGCTGCCGATCATCGCCCCACCTGCGCGCGCAATCTCGGGATCGAAACTGGCGGCGGTGGCGAGGCTAGAGGGCAGAGCCGTAGCAACATCGCCCTTGCGCTGCTCGACCTGGTTGGCAACGCCGAGCGACGCATCGCTTTCGCGTACCAACGGCACGCCCAGGCGCGGGATGCCTTCGATATGCCCGGCCGAGGGAATCAGCTCATTGGCCGACTTGCCCTTCGCCATTGGCGGAAACAGTCCATGCACCAGCGCGATCTTCTCATCGATCGTCATCCGCGCAACGATCGTATTGGCGCGCGCGCGTGCATCCTCTGTTGTGGCAGACCGTGTCTGGGCAGTGGATGCACCAGCGCCCAAGCCGGCAATGATCGTCGCGCCGAGCAACGCTGCGTATAGGCTCTTTGACATCCTCGTCTCCCTTGTTTCCGGCTTCTTGGCCGTGTTGCGTACTCAATCGCATATCACGCGGCGCGCATCTACGTGATGTGCAATATATCAGTTGGCCGACGAGGACCTACTAGGCGGTATGTTGGGCCGCGCTTTTGCCACCTACCGCCTGGAAAATGCCAATGGTGAAAGTGTTCTTCGATGGCGGTTGTCGCCCAAATCCCGGCGCGATGGAGATCGCCGTGGTGGCGCGTGGGCGCACGCACATCGTGCGCGATCGGGGCGCCGGCACCAGCTTCGATGCCGAATGGCTTGCGTTGATCGAAGCGTTGAAGGTTGCGCAATCGCTTGCGCCTGCCTCGTTCGTGCTGCTCGGCGATGCGGCGACGGTGATACGCCAAGCGGCGGGGGTGGCACCATGCCGCGGCGCGGCGCTACGGCATCTCCAGGCCTTCAAGGCGCTTGTGCCGGCCGGCGCCCGCGTTCGCTACATCAAACGTACGCAAAACCTCGCGGGCATTGCGCTCGCGAGGTTGCATGGTTGAACAAGAAAGGTGGCGCGGCGACGGACGCCGCGCGCCTGATCAGCCGCGGCGACCGCGCAGGCTGTTGAACACGGCCAAAGCGATCGTCCCGACCAGGGCCGCTGTGGCATAAGGCCGCTCGCGCGCAAAGGTCGTCGCTTTGGTGGCCAACGGCGCGATGGCGTCGCGGGCCGCGGTGACGCCCTGCTGCGCACTGGCAATAACCGCCGGCTGAGCATCGCTGGATGCCGCAGCAGGTGCAGCGGTGTTGTTGTGCGGCGCTTCCTGCAACGGGAAAGGCGACTGGTTACCGGCGGGAACGGGAGGAGTGTGCGACATGGTTAGACCCTTTGTAATGTGGGGCCGTAACGCGCTGCCGCCGGTTTCTTTCCCGCCGATCAGCAACCTTGAATGTCGCTCAGCCGCGTTCGGCCTTGGCCGCCTGGTTGACCAGCGCCCGTCCGACGGTCGCCTCGGCGCTCATCGCCATGGTTTCCCAGGTGAGCGCCGAGCGTTCATGCATGGCACGCCGATTCGGCAGGTTGGTTTTTTCAGCAGCCTCGCGCTGCGCGGCCGCGTTGGCGCGGTAGGTGTCGATGACGGTCATGACGAGCGCTATATCAGAGCATAGCGCGAACGACCAAGCTCTTATGCATCGCGTATTGACAATGCCTCGCAATAGCGGCTTTAGCGTGCTCCCAGGCAATCACGTCGTCCGGGGCATCCCATCTCGCAAACCACCGCCCCTTCGCGGCTGAAGCCGAAGCGCAAGTGGCGCGGGTGGTGGCTGAAGCAGCTGCACACCTGGCATTGGGTGAGCGCGGCGGTATCGCTGTCGGCAATGCTGCTGTTCGCGATCACGGGCATCACGCTCAACCATGCCGCGTCGATCAGTGCCACGCCGGTCGTCGTCGACAAGGATGCCGTGCTGCCGGCACCTTTGCTGGCGACCTTGCCCAAGGCGCCGGCGGCGGGCGCGCCGTTGCCAGCGCCGGTTGCCGCTGCCGTGGCGCGTACCGTCGGTGTCGATCCGAGCCGCAATGCCGGGGAATGGTCCGATAGCGAGGTTTACGTCGCGCTGCCCCGGCCGGGCGGGGATGCGTGGGTCAGCATCGATCGCGCAAGTGGCAAGATCAGCGCCGAGACGACCGATCGCGGCTGGATTTCCTACCTCAACGATCTCCACAAGGGGCGCAACGCCGGCACCGCCTGGTTTTGGTTCATCGACATCTTCGCTGCTGCGTGCGTGCTGTTCACGCTGACCGGACTGCTACTGCTGCAGTTGCACGCGCGGCATCGCCCATCGACCTGGCCGCTGGTCGCCTTGGGATTGGCGCTGCCGGTGCTGATCGCCATCGTCTTCCTCCATTGAAGGATCCCGCTCATGCGTAACGCCGTCCTCTCTTCCTCCGCGCTACTGGCTGGCGTGATCGCGGCGCCGGCCATGGCGGGCACGGTGACGGTCACGATACCGCGCCTGAACGTCGCCGAATATCACCGCCCGTATGTCGCGGTGTGGGTCGAGCCGGCAGGCGGCGGCGCGGCGCGCACCGTCGCCGTATGGTACGACATCAAGAAGCGCGGCAACGAGCCCGGCACCAAATGGCTGGCCGACCTGCGCGCCTGGTGGCGCAAGGGCGGTCGCAGCCTGAACTTGCCCGCCAACGGGGTGAGCGGCGCGACACGCGCGCCCGGCCAGTACAGCATCGCGCTGCCCGCCGACCTGAAGCCCGGTGCCTATGTGCTGAACGTGGAAGCGGCGCGCGAAACGGGCGGGCGCGAGCTCGTCACCGTGCCGCTGAACGTGCCCAACACTTCCGGCCGCGCCACCGGCAAGGGTGAACTCGGCGCCGTCACGCTTTCCCGCTGATCCCAGGAGACCAAGTCATGAGCCCCCTCGCCCGCCGCCTGCTGACCGCCGCCGCGTTGCTGTCGATTCCCGCCGGGCTTTCCGCGCACCGCATGTGGCTGTTGCCCTCCGGCACGGTGTTTTCCGGCACCGATAGCTGGGTAACCGTCGATGCCGCGGTGTCGAACGATCTATTCTTCCTCGATCACCAACCCGGGCGGCTGGAGACGATCAAGGTGTGGCAGCCGGACGGTACGCCCGGCGAACTGAAGAACGGATCGACCGGGCGCTATCGTTCGGTGTTCGACGTGCAGCTCGACAAGCCCGGCACGTGGAAGATCGGATCGCAGATGTCGGGCGTGATGGGCAGCTTCAAGGTCGACGGGGTCGAGAAGCGGGTCGGTGGTCGCGGCGGTCCGCCGCCGGGTGCGGGTGGGCAGCCCGGCGCGGTTCGCCAGCCACCGCTGACCGTCGCGGACATTCCGGCGAACGCCACCGACGTCAAGCTGACCGAGACGTCGAGCCGCAACGAGATCTACGTCACCGCAGGCGAGCCGACCACCAAGGTCTTCAAGCCTACGGGCAAGGGGCTGGAATTCGCGCCGGTGACGCATCCGGACGAACTGGTTGCGGGTGAGGCAGCGCGGTTCCGGTTCCTGATCGACGGCAAGCCGGCCGCCGGGATCAAGGTGAGCGTGATCCCCGGCGGAAAGCGCTATCGCAACGAGGAAGGCGGCATGGAGCTGACCACCGGGGCGGACGGCGTGCTGACGGTCACCTGGCCGACGGCGGGCATGTACTGGCTGAACGCCACCACGACGGACAGCAAGACGACGACACCGCGCGCGACCGAGCGGCGCATGTCCTACACCACGACGCTCGAGGTGCTGACGCCCTGATCGGCATGCGCATCGCGTTGCCGCCAGCGCTGTCGGCGCAGGCGATCGCCGGGCGGGATGCCACGCTGCCGGTCGTCACGCTCGATGGCGAGACGATGGGCACCACCTGGCGCATCCTGTTCGCACGGGCAGCGTCGGTGGATGTCGCGGCGTTGCGCGGCGCGGTCGACGTGCGGCTAGCCGGGCTGGTCGCGGAAATGAGCCACTGGGACGGCACGTCGCTGCTGACGCGCTTCAACCGCGCGCCGGCGGGCACGTGGATGACGCTGCCGCCCGATTTCGCGCATGTCATGGCCGCGGCCTTGCGCATCGCGGCGGCGAGCGACGGCGCGTTCGATCCGGCGGTCGGGCGGCTGGTCGACCTGTGGGGCTTCGGCCCGCCCGGCCCTGCCCCGACGCCTGACCGTGCGGCGATCGCGGGGGCGACTGCACTGTCGGGCTGGCGGCGGCTTTCTTTCGACCCTGCGTCGCGGCGGCTGCGCCAGCCGGGCGGCTTGGCGCTCGATCTGTCGGGGATCGCCAAGGGACATGCGGTGGATGCGCTGGCGCAGCTGCTGCGAGATGCTGGTATCGGCCATGCTTTGGTCGAGATCGGCGGCGAACTGGTCGGGTTCGGGGTACGTCCAGATGGCGATCCGTGGTGGGTCGACCTCGAGGTGCCGCCGGGCATGCACTTGCCGCCGCTACGCGTGGCGCTGCACGGGCTGGCCGTGGCGACATCGGGCAACTACCGGCGCGGCTGCCATAATCTGGATCCGCGGACCGGATACCCGACCGAAGCGGCGATCGTATCGGTCAGCGTGCTGCACGATAATGCGATGGAAGCCGATGCCTGGGCGACCGCGCTGACGGTGTCGGGTCCAGCGGCGGGGATCGTGATGGCTGACCGGCTGGGGATTGCGGCGCGTATCGTGTGTGATGCAGGCGGCGAAGTGCAGGAGCATCTTTCCGCAGCGCTGACGGCAATGCTGGCAGATTGAGAGGCGCTCGGGCGCAAAACGCCGGCCGCCAGTCATCCCCGCGCAGGCGGGGATCCATAGTGGCGAGCATAATGGTAGATCCGCAGCGTCAATTTATATGCATCCCCGCCTGCGCGGGGATGACGGCAGAGAGCCAGTTCTTAACGTAACAGCCGCTCAAGCCCCGCCAATACCTTCGACGATCACGCCCGTGCCGCCGCAATTCTGGCACTCGCCACCATTCACCTGACCGGTGCCGCGGCAGATCGGGCAGCTATTCTCGCCGGTGCCGGGAGTGCCGGGCGCGGCCTGGTCGCCGGGGTTGAGGGGTTGGTCGGACATGCTTGCGGGCTCCTGTGCTGATCCGCCACCAACGATCGTGCCCGCGATGCGCTCCGTCCGCCCGCTGGCGCCGCTGCCATCGCCGCGCTACACCGGCGCCAGAGCCGCCACAGATCGGCCGATGGAGCCCGAGGATGACCGATTTCGGCAGTTACCAGAACGAGATATACGGCGCGGGCCTGCGCGGCATCGTGCCCAAAGTGCCGGTGGATTATGCCACGCTCGTCAAACGCGCCGAGGCGGCAATGCCCCCCTTCGTCCTGCCATATGTGCAGGGCGGGTGCGGCGACGAATGGACGCAGGACCGGAATGCCGAGGCATTCCACCATTGGGGCATGGTGCCGCGCATGATGGTCGATTGCACCACGCGCGATCTGTCGACAGAGCTGTTCGGCCATACCTATCACAGCCCGATCTTCATGAGCCCGATCGGCGTGACCGGCATCTGCACGCAGGACGGGCATGGCGACATCGCCGCGGCGCAGGCGTCGGCGGCGACCGGCGTGCCGATGATGGTATCCACGCTCGGCAACGACACGCTGGAGGATGTGGCGCAGCATCTGGGCAGCACGCCCGGCTTCTTCCAGCTCTATACGCCTCGCGACCGCGATCTGGCCGAAAGCCTGGTTCGCCGCGCCGAGACGGCCGGCTACCGCGCGATCGTCGTCACGCTCGACACCTGGATCACCGGCTGGCGCCCGCGCGATCTCAACACCGGCAATTTCCCGCAGCTTCGCGGCCATGTGCTGGTCAATTACACGGCCGACCCGGTGTTCCGCCGCCTGCTCGGCAAGGATCCGGCCACCGCGCCCATGGAGACGATCGCGTTGTGGAGCCGGTTGTTCGGGCATGTCATGACCTGGGACGATCTCGCCTGGCTAAAGTCGATTACCAGCCTGCCGATCGTGCTGAAAGGCATCTGCCACCCCGATGATGCCTGGCGCGGCGTCGATCTGGGCGCCGACGCGATTTTTTGCTCCAACCATGGTGGTCGGCAGGCAAATGGCGGGATCGCCGCGATCGATCTGCTGCCGGACGTAGTGGCGGCATGCGGCGACACACCCGTGCTGTTCGATTCCGGCATCCGCTCAGGCAGCGACGTGGTGAAGGCACTGGCGCTCGGCGCACGCGCGGTCGGCGTGGGGCGGCCGTTCGCTTACGGTCTCGCGCTGGATGGTGCGGCCGGTGCCGCGCACGTGCTGAAATGCGTGCTGGCGGAGGCGGATCTGATGATGGCGGTCAACGGCATGCCGACGCTCGCGGACGTTCGCGCGGCAGGGGCGCAGCGAATCGCGCTATAGGCTTGAGGACGGCCGACACATGCTGCTCCCCGGCGGAGGCCGGGAACCAGGTGGAGAGGGTGTCGTAACGAAGTGCGGCGTGCTCTCGCTCAGGTTCCGCGACTGGACCCCGGCCTGCGACGGGGAACTCCTTGGCCAGCCAGCATTGCCGCCACGCGCGCGACATACCGGTCTCGCTGCGCAAGGCCCGCCGCATCGCTCGCATAGCTCCACCAACCAATCTGGAAGCCCAGATAGCAGAGCATCATCAGCGCCGTCAGTTCTGCCGCCGCCGGGCGCCCCGCCATCACCTGCGCGATCAGCGTCGCCGCTTCGTTTTCGCCTAGCTCCCATTCGATGATCGCCCCGGCCACGTCCCAGGCGACATCCTGACAGCCGACGAGATCGTGCGCCTCGGCATGGTCGACGGCGTCGGTCTTCAGCCAGCGCTCCGCCGTCGGCACCCATTCCCAGCGCTGCAGCCGCCCGTCGCACTGGATCGGGCGGACCGCCGGCTGGAGCTCGGCCGCCGCCTCGGCGTACCCCGTAAACAGCGCCTCGCGCGCCGCGCCCAGCACCTGCCCGATATTGTAGCGAGCCATGTTGACCAGCGACGCCAACGACGCGCCTTGCGCCGGCGCGGCGAATGCTTGCGCGCGAAAGGCGAGATAAGCGCCAAGCGGCGGCATATCCGTCCGTTCCTCCCGCGCGACCCACCGCTCGCACAGCATGCCCCGGCGTAGCGCCAGCGGCTCGGGCGAGAAGCCGGCGGCATATAGCGCCTGCGCGCGGGCGAACTTTGCCTCGGTTATGCGATCCAGCCCGGCGAACTTCAGTAGGAAGGTGCCGCCCGTCGCGTGCAGCACGAACTTGCGCGCTTCGCGCCCTGGATCGGCGGGGATGTCGCGCCCCGCGCGCCAGGCGCCGCCCGATATGTCGTGCAGCGGTGCAGTGGCCGGACCCGTCAGATCGCTGAACCAGCTGCTAAGCCCCGAATCCTGCTGGACGCCGAACAGATCGTCGATGCTGCCGACGAGGCGGCGGGCATCGTTCCATCGCGTGCGATGTTCGGGACTGGCCTGTGCCCCCAAATCCCCGCCATGCCCCGGGAGGAACAGGATACGCTCGCGGGCGACGCCCAGCCGCTCCAGCCAATCGGCGGTACCGCCGAACGAACTACCCGACAGGCCCGGTCCCTCGTCGACGATCGCGAAGGTCACCGAGGCCGGGGCGTCGCGTACCCGCGCCTCCAACGCTACGCTCGCGGCGATATCACGGCCGAAGACGTGGCCGGTCGGCCGGACCGTGAACACGTCTCGCGCGGCGCATACGGAGGCGACGAGCGCGGCGAGCGCCGTGCCGATGCTGCGCAGCCCGATCACCACCGCACCCGCCGGAACGCCCTGTGCGGCCTGCAGATACAGTTCCGGGTAGAGCGCGTAATACGCAAAG contains:
- a CDS encoding FAD:protein FMN transferase, with amino-acid sequence MRIALPPALSAQAIAGRDATLPVVTLDGETMGTTWRILFARAASVDVAALRGAVDVRLAGLVAEMSHWDGTSLLTRFNRAPAGTWMTLPPDFAHVMAAALRIAAASDGAFDPAVGRLVDLWGFGPPGPAPTPDRAAIAGATALSGWRRLSFDPASRRLRQPGGLALDLSGIAKGHAVDALAQLLRDAGIGHALVEIGGELVGFGVRPDGDPWWVDLEVPPGMHLPPLRVALHGLAVATSGNYRRGCHNLDPRTGYPTEAAIVSVSVLHDNAMEADAWATALTVSGPAAGIVMADRLGIAARIVCDAGGEVQEHLSAALTAMLAD
- a CDS encoding alpha-hydroxy-acid oxidizing protein; this encodes MTDFGSYQNEIYGAGLRGIVPKVPVDYATLVKRAEAAMPPFVLPYVQGGCGDEWTQDRNAEAFHHWGMVPRMMVDCTTRDLSTELFGHTYHSPIFMSPIGVTGICTQDGHGDIAAAQASAATGVPMMVSTLGNDTLEDVAQHLGSTPGFFQLYTPRDRDLAESLVRRAETAGYRAIVVTLDTWITGWRPRDLNTGNFPQLRGHVLVNYTADPVFRRLLGKDPATAPMETIALWSRLFGHVMTWDDLAWLKSITSLPIVLKGICHPDDAWRGVDLGADAIFCSNHGGRQANGGIAAIDLLPDVVAACGDTPVLFDSGIRSGSDVVKALALGARAVGVGRPFAYGLALDGAAGAAHVLKCVLAEADLMMAVNGMPTLADVRAAGAQRIAL
- a CDS encoding DUF4198 domain-containing protein, with product MSPLARRLLTAAALLSIPAGLSAHRMWLLPSGTVFSGTDSWVTVDAAVSNDLFFLDHQPGRLETIKVWQPDGTPGELKNGSTGRYRSVFDVQLDKPGTWKIGSQMSGVMGSFKVDGVEKRVGGRGGPPPGAGGQPGAVRQPPLTVADIPANATDVKLTETSSRNEIYVTAGEPTTKVFKPTGKGLEFAPVTHPDELVAGEAARFRFLIDGKPAAGIKVSVIPGGKRYRNEEGGMELTTGADGVLTVTWPTAGMYWLNATTTDSKTTTPRATERRMSYTTTLEVLTP